The following nucleotide sequence is from Pogoniulus pusillus isolate bPogPus1 chromosome 41, bPogPus1.pri, whole genome shotgun sequence.
ggggcaggaggcagcaaaaaGGCTTCTGGTGGTCCCTGCCCACCTCTTTTTAAGGCGATTCCTTTctgttgccttttctttctcctcctttcccaggTTAACTCCCTGGGTGTCTGCTGTGCCTCGCTGCAAGGGCAGGGCTCTGAGAGCAGTGGATTATGCAACACCCACCCAAAGAGGCTCTTTGGAGCAGTTGTGTGGGCACTGTGCCCGgccagagcctgctgcaggtctgactgcctgctcctctgctccggTTTTCTGAAGGCAGCCACTGGAAgcttctctgcttgctgctgctcctgggcttgGGCTCAGCTCTCCAGACAGGTGTgatggggagggcagggagagagacatggaatgggttaggctgggagggagctcagagctcagccagctccaacctctgCAAACAGCAGCGCCCAGGAACAGATCCAGGCACAGggtctggaaaggctccagaggaggctccacagcctctgggcagcctgctccagggctcggagaacagaggctgagggagctgggggtgtgcagcctgcagcagaggaggctcagggcagagctcattgctgcctgcagctgcctgcagggaggctgtggccaggtggggttgggctctgctgccaggcagccaggggcagaagagggggacccaggctgaagctgtgccagggcaggttgaggctggatgttgttaggaagttgttgtcagagagagtgattggcactggaatgggctgcccagggaggtggtgcagtgcccatggctggaggtgttggtgccaagcctggctgggcactgagtgccatgggctggtgccagggcagggcagggctgcagcagctctccagcagctctccggCGGCTCTGTGCTGCGCAGGGCCCGGGCAGAGTCCTGCTGCGAGGGGGCAATGCCCCGGGGGGAGGAAGGCAGCCCGGGGGGGGAGCGGCGCTCCTGCGGCAGACTCTCGCtgtgagggggaaggggaagggggaagcgCTGCCCCGGAACGGCGCTGCCCCGGAACGCGGCGTGCGGCTCCGCAGGGCCCGGCCGGCTCCTGCACGGGCGGCACCGTCCCGCCGCCTTCCTGCGCCCGCCGCGctcggccccggccccgctccgGCCATGCTGCGCCCGCggcctctctgcctcctcctcctcctcctgctgccgctgctgctgctgcacggcTGCCGGGCCGACGCCCCTGCTCCTGCGGCCACCCCGAGCCCGCTCAACAGCACGGAGGCGCCGCGGGGCGCCGCGGGTAACGGGACGCGGCAGGACCCGCTGCTGGTGCCGGCATCGCGGCGGCCGCCGGCGTCGGGGCTGCTGCCGGGGTCCGGGCTGCCGGTGCTGAAGCGGGCGGTGTACGTGCTGAGCGCCCTCTCCTTGCTGGCCGCTCTCTATTTCCTCCTGCGGGCGTTCCGGTGAGTGCGGGCCCGCCCGGTGCGTGCCGGCGTGGGGCTGCTGCCGGTTCCCCGCTGCCGGCCCGGAGCCGTGCCCCTGCGCCTCCCGTTCGCTCCCGCGCTGCGGTCTGTGTCCCTGCTTGTCCTGGCTCCCCTTTGCCCCGAGCCCCGCGGCTGTGCTCCGGATcctgctcccttcccttcccttcccttcccttcccttcccttcccttcccttcccttcccttcccttcccttccct
It contains:
- the FAM174C gene encoding protein FAM174C isoform X1 — encoded protein: MLRPRPLCLLLLLLLPLLLLHGCRADAPAPAATPSPLNSTEAPRGAAGNGTRQDPLLVPASRRPPASGLLPGSGLPVLKRAVYVLSALSLLAALYFLLRAFRPRSEGPRPERKTRSRLKKPQRRKYGLLSSYEQQLEMASLDSDEETVFETRSLRR
- the FAM174C gene encoding protein FAM174C isoform X2, whose product is MLRPRPLCLLLLLLLPLLLLHGCRADAPAPAATPSPLNSTEAPRGAAGNGTRQDPLLVPASRRPPASGLLPGSGLPVLKRAVYVLSALSLLAALYFLLRAFRLKKPQRRKYGLLSSYEQQLEMASLDSDEETVFETRSLRR